The window TTGAGCCAGCAGCAGCGGCAGCTGTTATGGCAGGACCGGCTCAAGGTGGTGGAGAAGCTGCTGAAGAACAAACAGAATTTGATGTAATCCTTAAGGCTCCAGGTGGTGCAAAACTTGCTGTAGTTAAACTTGTAAAAGAACTTACAGGTGCAGGATTGAAAGATGCAAAAGCCTTAGTTGACGACGC is drawn from Nonlabens dokdonensis DSW-6 and contains these coding sequences:
- the rplL gene encoding 50S ribosomal protein L7/L12, which gives rise to MADLKDFAEQLVNLTVKEVNELADILKDEYGIEPAAAAAVMAGPAQGGGEAAEEQTEFDVILKAPGGAKLAVVKLVKELTGAGLKDAKALVDDAPSPIKEGVSKDEAEALKAQLEEAGAEVELK